In Lapillicoccus jejuensis, the DNA window CGCCACGGAGGCCGCCGTCGGCCGGCTCACGGTCGTCGACATCGGTCTCGAGGACGACGGGGCCGGTGAGGGTGGCGCGCTGCAGCGCTCGGGCGCCCGCCCGGTCGTCGAGCGGCTCACGTACGACGACGTGCGGGGCCTCTGGCCCGTCCCGGACGCCCACAGCGACAAGTACTCCCGCGGCGTCGTCGGCGTCGTCGCCGGGTCGGTGCAGTATCCCGGCGCCGCCGTCCTCAGCGTCCTCGGCGCCCTCGGCGCGGGACCGGGGATGATCCGCTACCTCGGCCCGAGCGACGTCCAGTGGCTCGTCCACCAGCGCGCCCCCGAGGTGGTCACCGCGGCCGGCCGCGTGCAGGCCTGGGTGATCGGATCCGGCTTCGACCTGGGGTCGGGGGAAAGCGTGGGGGCCGACGCCCTGGCCCAGCGCGAGCGCGCCCACGAGGCGCTGGCGAGCGACCTGCCCGTCCTCGTCGACGCCGGCGCCCTCGAGCTCGTCGACCGCCTCAGCGGCCGCGACGCCCCGACCCTGCTCACCCCCCACGCGGGCGAGCTGGCCCGGCTGCTGTCGACGCTGCGCGGCGAGGACGTCGACCGTCGAGCCGTCGAGGCGGCGCCGCTCGCGCACGCCCGGGACGCGGCGCGTCGTACGGGCGCCACCGTGCTGCTCAAGGGGTCGACGACCCTCGTGGTCGACCCCGACGACGGGGTCCCGGTGCGCGCGCAGCGCGACGCGCCCGCCTGGGTGGCCACCGCCGGCGCCGGCGACGTCCTCGGCGGGCTGTGCGGGACGCTGCTCGCCGCGGGACTGGCCCCCCGCGACGCGGGCTCGCTCGGCGCGCTCGTCCACGGCGTCGCGGCCGACCGGGCCTCGGCCGGCGGCCCGCTGCGCATCCTCGACCTGGCCGCCGAGGTCGGACCCGCGGTGCGGTCGCTGCTGTCCCGCTGAACCGGATTTGCCTTCCCTCCGTCTCTTAGGTGAGGCTTACCTCAGTGCCCCCCCGAGGCACGACCCCCATGACGGAAGGACCCCCCATGCTCCGCCGACGCGCCGTGCTCGCGGCCATCGGGGCCAGCGCGCTGGCCGCCACTCTCGCCGCCTGCGGCTCCACGACCGGTGAGGCCGCCGGCGGCGCCGCGGCCACCGACGGGGCCGGCGCGAGCGGCTCGATCGTCGTCTACAACGCCCAGCACGAGGACCTCGTCCAGGAGCTGGTCGACGGCTTCACCAAGCAGACCGGCATCCAGGTCACGCTGCGCAACGGCGACGACGCGGAGCTCGGCAACCAGCTCGTCCAGGAGGGCTCGGCCTCCCCGGCCGACGTCTTCCTCACCGAGAACTCGCCCTCGATGGACCTCGTCGCCGGCGCCGGCCTCTTCGCGCCGGTCTCGTCGACCGCCAGCGACGCCGTCCCCGCCGCCTACCGGCCCTCGACCGGCACGTGGACCGGCTGGGCCGCGCGCGCCACCGTCTTCGCCTACAACCCGTCCAAGGTGTCGTCGGGCCAGCTCCCGGCCAGCCTGCTCGACCTCGCGCAGCCGCAGTGGAAGGGCCGGTTCGGCATCGCCGCCGGCGGCGCCGACTTCCAGGCCATCGTCAGCGCCGTCCTCAGTCTCGAGGGCGAGGCGGCGACGCAGCAGTGGCTGACCGGGCTGAAGGCGAACGCCAAGGTCTACCAGGGCAACACGGCGATCATGAAGGCCGTCAACGCCGGTGAGCTCGACGCGGGCGTCATCTACCACTACTACTGGGCCAAGGACCGCGCCGAGTCCGGCGCCAACAGCTCCTCGGTCGAGCTGCACTACTTCGGCAAGCAGGACCCGGGCGCCTTCCTCAGCGTCTCCGGCGCCGGGGTGCTGAAGTCGGCGAAGAACCCGGCCGCGGCCCAGAAGTTCGTCGAGTTCCTCACGAGCAAGGCGGGTCAGGAGATCCTCGCGAACAGCTCGGCGCTGGAGTACCCCATCGCCAGCGACGTCGCGCCCGGCCCGAAGCTCAAGCCGATCGCCGACCTGCAGGCGCCGACCGTCGACGTCGCCGGCCTCAACGGCAAGCAGGTCGTGTCGATGATGCAGCAGGCGGGGCTCATCTGAGGGTGAGCGCCCCCGTCCTCACCCCCGGCCCGGTGGCCGGCGCCGCGCCCTCGGGCCGCGCCGGCCGCCGCGGCCTGCCCGCGTCCGGCGCCGGCCTGCTCGCGCTCGTCGTCGGGCTGCTCTCGCTCGTCCCGCTCGCCGTCGTCGTCCAGGCCCTCGCGACGACCCCGTGGGCGACGACCCGGGCGCTGGTGCTCCGCCCGCGCACCCTCGAGCTGCTCACCAACACGGCGGCGCTCGTCGGCGGCGCGGTGACGCTCAGCCTCGTCCTCGGGGTGGGCGCCGCGTGGCTCGTCACGCGCACCGACCTGCCCGCGTCCCGCTTCTGGCACGCCGCGCTCGTCGCGCCGCTCGCCGTCCCGGCCTTCGTCTCGGCCTACGCCTGGTCCTCGGTGCTGCCCACCGCCGACGGGTACGACGGCGCGCTGCTCGTCACGACGCTCGCCTACGCCCCGCTCGTCTACGTCCCCGTCGCCGCGGCCCTGCGCGGCCTCGACCCGGCGCAGGCCGAGGTCGCCTCCGCCCTCGGGCTCTCGCCCGCAGCGGCGTTCCGCCGGGTCACCCTGCCGCAGCTGCGGCCGGCGCTGCTCGGCGGGGCGCTGCTCGTCGCGCTGCACCTCGTCGCCGAGTTCGGGGCGCTGGCGCTGCTGCGCTTCCCGACGCTGAGCACCGCCGTCTACGACCAGTTCCGCTCGTCGTTCAGCGGCCCGGCGAGCACGTCGATGGCCGCCGTCCTCGTCGTCGTCAGCCTCGTCCTGCTCGGCGGCGAGCTCGGCCTGCAGGGTCGGGGCCGGTACGCCGCCGTCGGCCGGGGTGCGACCCGCCCCGTCGCCCCCGTCCGGCTCGGCGCCCGGCGGGTCCCCGCGCTGCTCGCGCTCACCGCGCTCGTCGCCGCCTCGGTGCTCGTGCCGCTCGTCGTCATCGGCCGCTGGTGGCTCGACGGCTCGTCCTCGAGCGTCGACCCCGGGCTGCTGCTCGGCACCGCCGCCTCGAGCCTCGGCCTCGGCCTGGTCGCCGCCCTCGTCGTCGTCCTCGCCGCCGTGCCGGTGGCCTGGCTGGCCGTGCGCCGTCCCGGGCCGCTGTCGGTGCTCGTCGAGCGCCTGACCTTCCTCGGCACCGGGCTGCCCGGCATCGTCGTCGCCCTCTCGCTCGTCACCGTCGGGCTGCGCGTCGTCCCGGGGCTCTACCAGAGCCCGGTGATGCTCGTGGCGGCGTACGGCGTCCTGTTCCTGCCCCGCGCGGTCGTCAGCCTCACCGCCGGCCTCAAGCAGCTGCCACCGGTCGTCGAGGAGGCGGCCGCGACCCTGGGGCTGCGGCCGCTCTCCGTGCTGCGCCGCGTCGTGCTGCCGGCGCTCGCGCCCGCGGCGGGCGCCGGCGCGGCGCTGGTCTTCCTCGGCGCCTCGACGGAGCTCACCGCGACGCTGCTGCTCTCCCCGCTCGGCACGCGGACGCTGGCCACCGAGTTCTGGAGCCACTCCAGCGCGGTGGAGTACGGCGCCGCGGCGCCGTACGCTGCCCTGTTGGTCCTGCTGTGCGCCCCGGCGGCCTGGCTCGTCGCCCGGGGCGGGAACGACGCGACGAGGAGGCTGCCGTGACGACCGCACCCGAGGTGAGCCCCGTCGCGCCGCCGACCCCGGCGACCGCGTGGCCCGCCGCCCCCGGCGCCGCCGTCGAGGTGCGCGGGCTCACCCACGCGTACGGCGCACGGCCCGTCCTCGACGGTCTCGACCTCACCGTCCGCGCCGGCGAGGTGACGGCGCTGCTCGGCCCGTCGGGCTGCGGCAAGACGACGCTGCTGCGCGTCGTCGCCGGGTTCCTGCGCCCCGACGCCGGCACCGTCACCCTCGACGGCGCCGAGCTCACCCGGGGCCGGCGGGTCGTGCCCACGGCCGGCCGCGGGATCGGCTACGTCCCGCAGGAGGGCGCGCTGTTCCCGCACGTCGACGTCGCCGGCAACCTCGCCTTCGGGCTGCCCCGATCCGGGTGGCGCGGCCGCGCCCGCGGGCACCGCGACCGGGTGGCCGAGCTGCTCGAGCTCGTCGGGCTGGCGCCCGAGCTGGCGTCCCGCCACCCGCACGAGCTGTCCGGCGGGCAGCAGCAGCGGGTCGCCCTGGCCCGGGCGCTCGCGCCGCGGCCGCGGGTCGTCCTGCTCGACGAGCCGTTCTCCTCGCTCGACACCGACTCGCGGCGCGAGACGAGCGCCGCGACCATCGCGGCGCTGCGCGCCGCCGGGACGACCGCCGTCCTCGTCACCCACGACCCCGACGAGGCGATGGCGCTCGCCGACCGGGTCGCCGTCCTGCACGCCGGGAAGGTGGCGCAGGAGGGCCCGCCGCAGGAGGTCTACCACCGGCCGGTCGACGCCGTCGTCGCCCGTGCCCTCGGCGAGGCGAACGTCCTCGCCGGCCGGCTCGTGCGGCCCGAGGAGGTCTCCTTCACCCGGGACCCGCAGGGCGACGCCGTCGTCGTCAGCACGACGTTCCACGGTCACGACCACGTGTGCGTCGTGCGGCTCGACGACGGGACCTCCGTCACCGCGCGCGCCACCGGCACCGACCTGCCCGCCGCGGGGGAGCGGGTGCGGCTCGACGTCGGCGCGCCGTGACCCGGGGGCCGGTCGGCGCACGCCGTCCGACCTGCCAGAATCGGTGGTCGTGACCCTGACCCCGCCCGAGGCGCGCCACCTGCCCGCCAGCGCCGTCGTCGACGCCCGGGCCATCCGCGACAACGTCCGGCGGCTGCGCGACTTCGTGGACTCCGCCGAGGTCATGGCCATCGTCAAGGCCGACGGCTACGGGCACGGTGCCGTCACCGCCGCGCGGGCCGCCCGCGCCGGCGGCGCGACGTGGATCGGCGCGGCGCTGCACTCCGAGGCCGTCGCGCTGCGCGACGCCGGGGTCGGTGGGCGCGTGTTCACCTGGCTGCACGTCCCTGGCACCGACTTCGCCGAGGCGGTGCGCCGCGACATCGACGTCAGCTGCTCGGGCCGCTGGGACCTCGACGAGGTCGCCGCCGGCGCGCGGGCCGCGGGCGGCACGGCGCGCGTCCACCTCAAGGTCGACACCGGGCTGTCCCGCGGTGGCGCCTACGGCCCCGACTTCACCGCGCTCGTCGCGCAGGCGCGCGCGCTCGAGGCCGAGGGCGTCGTCGAGGTCGTCGCCGTCTGGTCCCACCTCGTGGCCTCCGACGTGCCCGCGTCGCCGGTGACCCGGCAGCAGCAGGCGGTCTTCGACGACGCCGTACGGGAGGCGGAGCGGGCGGGGCTGCGACCGCAGCTGCGGCACGTGGCGAACTCCGCCGCCGTCGTGTCCGACCCGTCGCTGCACTACGACCTCGTGCGGCCCGGGATCGCCGTCTACGGGATCGCGCCGGCGCCGCAGGTCGCGACGTCCGCGCAGCTCGAGCTCACCCCCGCGATGACCCTCACCGCCCGGCTGGCGCTGGTCAAGCGGGTGCCCGCGGGGTCGGGGGTCAGCTACGGCCACCTCTACACGACGCCCACCGACACCGTCCTCGGGCTCGTCCCGCTGGGCTACGCCGACGGCATCCCGCGGCTCGCGACCAACTGCGGCCCGATCTCCGTCGGCGGGCGCACCTACCCCATCGCGGGGCGGGTCTGCATGGACCAGGTCGTCGTCGACCTCGGCCCCGACGCCACCGCCCGTGAGGGCGACGAGGTGGTCGTCTTCGGCCCCGGCTCCGGTGCGCCCACGGCGCAGGACTGGGCCGAGGCGACCGACACCATCGCGTACGAGGTCGTCACCCGGGTCGGCGCGCGGGTGCCCCGCGTCGTCGTGGGCCAGGAGGTCCTCGCCGCGGCCGACGGGGTCGCCTCGTGACACCGAGCCCCAAGGGCCTCATCGGCTTCGGGGTCGGCGTCGGGCTGGCCGGCGCCGCCACAGCCGCCGGGCTCGTCGCCGATCGGATGCACCGCCGCCGCGCCGAGGCCCTGGAGACCGGCGAGAGCCTCGTCGCCGTGCCGAGCCGCGAGCTCGTCGTCGTCGCCGGCGACGGGGTCCCGCTGCACGTCGAGGTCGACGAGCCGGTGGAGGACAGCGAGCGGACGGTGACCAGCGGGGACGCGACGGTGCCCAAGGCCACCGTCGTCCTCACCCACGGCTACTGCCTCAGCAGCGCCTGCTGGGTCTTCCAGCGCCGCGCCCTCACCCGCGCCGGTCACCGGGTCGTCGTCTGGGACCAGCGCGGGCACGGCCGCTCGGAGAAGGGCGACGCGGCGTCGTACACCATCGACCAGCTGGGCGACGACCTGCACCGGGTGCTCGAGCAGGTCGTGCCCGAGGGTCCGCTCCTGCTCGTCGGGCACTCGATGGGCGGCATGACGATGCTCGCCCTCGCCGAGCAGCACCCGGGCGTGGTCAAGGAGCGCGTCGGCGCGGCCGCCTTCGTCGCGACCTCCGCCGGCGGGCAGCCGCTCGCCGCGGGCGACGTCGCCGCGTCGATCGGGCGGGTGCTCATCGAGCGGCTCGGCCCGGCGACGGCCGGCGTGTTCGCCGACCGGCCCGAGCTGCTCAAGACGGTGCTGCGGGCCAACAAGGACCTCGCCGAGCACCTCGTCGAGCGGTACTCCTTCGCCTCGCCGGTGCCGCGCTCGGTCGTGCGGCTGGCCGCGTCGATGCTGCTCGGGACCGACCTGCGGGTCGTCTCGGGGTTCTCGCCGGCCTTCGCGACCTACGACAAGATCCGCGCGCTCGAGGCCTACCGCGGGGCCGACGTGCTCGTCTTCAACGGCGAGGACGACGTCCTCACCCCGCCCGCGCACAGCGAGGCGATCGTCCAGGTCGTGCCGGGCGCGGAGCACCTCGTGCTGCGCGACGCCGGCCACGTCATCATGCTCGAGCACCCGGACGTGCTCAGCGACCACCTCGTCGACCTCGGCGAGCGCACGGCGCGGGCCGCCGCCGAGGGGCTGGCGGCGCAGGACAAGCCGCGCACCCGGCAGGTGCTGACCAACGTCGCCAAGCAGCAGATCATCGAGCGGGCCCGCGAGCGGCGCCGGGCCCAGCGACGCGACCGGATCCCGGTGCCCCGCCGGGGCCGCGCCGTGCGCCGCCCGACGGAGGAGGCCGACGGTGCCTGACCCCGACCCCGCCCTGCGCACGGTCCTGGAGACCGAGCTGCCGACACCGGAGGCGACCCGCGCGCTGGGCACCGCCCTCGGCGGGCTGCTGCGCGCCGGTGACCTGCTCGTCCTCACCGGTGACCTCGGGGCCGGCAAGACCACCCTGACCCAGGGCCTCGGGGAGGCGCTCGGCGTGCGCGGCGCGGTGACCTCGCCGACCTTCGTCATCGCCCGCGTCCACCCGTCGCTCGGAGACGGGCCGCCGCTGGTCCACGTCGACGCCTACCGGCTCGGCGGCACGCTCGAGCTCGACGACCTCGACCTCGACGCGGGCGTCGAGGAGTCGGTGACCGTCGTCGAGTGGGGGCACGGCGTCGCCGAGCTGCTCTCGCCCGACCGGCTCGAGCTGACCCTCACCGTCGGCGAGGGCGAGGCCCGGCACGCGGTCCTCGGCGCCGCCGGACCGCGCTGGTCCGCCCCCGAGGCGGCCGCCGCCCTCGCGGCCCTCGCCGGATAGCCTGACCGCCGTGCTGCTCCTGGCCCTCGACACCTCGACGACGGCGATCACCGTGGCCCTGCACGACGGGTCGACGGTGCTCGCCGAGGCGACCACCCTCGACGCCCGCGGGCACGCCGAGCACCTCGCGCCCGGCGTGCAGCGCGTGCTCGCGCAGGCCGGCGCCGTCCCCGCCGACGTCACCGACGTCGCCGTCGGGCTCGGCCCGGGCCCGTTCACCGGGCTGCGCGTCGGGATCGTCACGGGGCGGACCCTCGCGCTCGCCGTCGGCGCGCGGGTGCACGGCGTCGGCAGCCTCGACGCGCTCGCCGCGCAGGCGGTCGCCGACGGGCTCGTCGGTGGTGGTGCGCTGCTGGTGGCCACGGACGCGCGGCGCAAGGAGGTCTACTGGGCGGCGTACGACGTCGTGCCCGGGCGCCCCGGCGGGGTGGAGCGCCGCGGCGAGCCGGCCGTGGGCCGGGCCGCCGACCTGCCGGACGACGTCCGGTCGCTGCCGACCGTCGGGCGCGGGCCGGGGTTGTACCCCGACGCGCTGACCCACGGGCTGCCGCTGCTCGACGTCTCCGCCGGGGCGCTGGCCTCGCTCGTCGCCGCCCGGCTCGGCGCCGGCGAGGTCGTCGACGAGCAGGAGGCGCTCTACCTGCGTCGGCCCGACGCGGTGCCGTCGGCCGCGCGGCCGTGAGCGGGTCGACGGGCGCGGTGGCGGAGGTCCCCTCGCGCGAGCGGGACGGGCGGGGCGTCGTACGGGCGCTGCGGTCCGTCGCCTGGCCGGACCTCGCGCGGCTGGCCGAGCTCGACGCCGAGCTGTTCGCGGACGACGCGTGGTCGGAGGCGACGTGGTGGGCCGAGCTCGCGGGGCGGCCGCGGCGCGACTACGTCGTCGCGGTGGACGCGTCCGGCGAGGTGCTGGGCTACGCGGGGGTCGACCTGGCGGGGGAGGTGGCCGACGTCATGACCGTCGCGGTCGTGCCCGCCGCGCGCGGGACCGGGCTCGGCGACCGGCTCGTGGGCTGGCTCGTCGCGCGGGCCGAGGAGAGCGGTGCCGAGGCGCTGCTGCTCGAGGTGCGGGCCGACAACGCGCCCGCCCGGCGGCTCTACGCGCGGCACGGGTTCGCCGAGCTGTCGGTGCGCCGGCGCTACTACCAGCCGGGCGACGTCGACGCCGTCATCATGCGGAAGCTGTTGTCGCAGAAGGGAACTGATCGTGGCTGACGAACCGCTGGTCCTCGGGATCGAGACCTCGTGCGACGAGACCGGCGTCGGGATCGTGCGCGGGTCGACGCTGCTCGTCGACGCCGTCGCGAGCAGCGTCGACGAGCACGCGCGCTTCGGCGGCGTCGTCCCGGAGGTCGCCAGCCGGGCGCACCTCGAGGCGATGGTGCCGACGGTCGAGCGGGCCTGCCGCGACGCCGGGGTGCGGCTCGCCGACCTCGACGCGATCGCCGTCACCTCCGGGCCGGGGCTCGCCGGCGCGCTCGTCGTCGGGGTCGCCGCCGCGAAGGCGCTCGCCGTGGGGCTGGGGAAGCCGCTGTACGGCGTCAACCACCTCGCCTCCCACGTCGCCGTCGACGTCGTCGAGCACGGGCCGCTGCCCGAGCCGACGATGGCGCTGCTCGTGTCCGGCGGGCACTCCAGCCTGCTCGTCGTCCCCGACGTCACCGCCGACGTGCGCCCGCTGGGGTCGACCATCGACGACGCGGCGGGGGAGGCCTTCGACAAGGTGGCCCGGCTGCTGGGGTTGCCGTTCCCCGGCGGGCCGCACGTCGACCGCGCGGCGCGCGAGGGCGACAAGGTGGCCATCGACTTCCCGCGCGGGCTGACGTCCGGCAAGGACCTGCAGCGGCACGAGTTCGACTTCTCGTTCTCCGGGCTGAAGACGGCGGTCTCGCGGTGGGTCCGGGCCCGCGAGGAGGCGGGCGAGCCGGTGCCGGTGCCGGACGTCGCCGCGTCCTTCCAGGAGGCCGTCGTCGACGTGCTCACCCGCAAGGCCGTCCGGGCGTGCGCCGACCAGGGCGTCGACGACCTGCTCATCGGTGGTGGCGTCGCGGCGAACTCGCGACTGCGGGCGCTCGCGCAGGAGCGCTGCGACGCGGCCGGCATCCGGCTGCGGGTGCCCCGGCCGGGCCTGTGCACCGACAACGGCGCGATGGTCGCCGCGCTCGGTGCGCTCATGGTCGAGCGGGGTCGGGAGCCGTCGGGGCTCGACCTGCCCGCCGACAGCTCGATGCCGGTGCAGCTGGTCCAGGCCTGACATCGGCGCGCCGGGCGGGTTGCTGGAACCCATCAATTGATGGACTTCAGCAGCGCGTGGGCGGGGCGGGTTGCTGGAACCCATCAATTGATGGATCTCAGCAGCGCGTGGGCGGGGCGGGTTGCTGGAACCCATCAATTGATGGACTTCAGCAGCGCGCCGTCACCCGCAGGGCAGCAGCCCCATCCCCTGCTTGAGCGCGAGGACCCGACCGACCGAGGCGTCGACCTTGGCCGCGAAGGCGGGGTCGGCGGCGTACCGGGCCTGCATCGACGCGGCCATCGCCTGCGCGGCGGACAGGCTGGCCGAGAGCACGATGTCGCCGCCGGCGTCGACGAAGCGGACCGCGCGGTCACCGGCCGGCACGGACGCCACCGCCGCGGCGACCCCGACGTCGTCGGTGACGACGACGCCGCCGTACCCCAGCCGTCCCCGCAGCAGGTCGGTGACGACCGTGCGCGAGAAGACCGCGGGCTGGGAGCCGTCGATCCGGGCGTACGTCGCGCTCGACACCATGACGAGCTGCGCGCCCGCCGCCACCCCTGTCACGAACGGCTGCAGGTACGCGTCCGTCGCCGTCGTCTGGGTGTCGGTCGTCCCGGCGCTCGAGGTGTCGGTGTTGGCGGTGATCCGGCCGAGCCCGGGGAAGTGCTTGACCGTCGCGACGACCCCGGCCGAGCGCAGACCCGTGACGAAGGCCTGCACCCCGCGGGCGACGGTCGTGGGGTCCGAACCGAACTGGCGGTCGTAGCGTCCGATCGGGCCGTTGCCGCGACCGAGGGCGGCGGGCACGGTGTCGGCGACCGGGGCGAGGTCGACGTTGACGCCGGCGGCCTTGAGCTGGCGGCCGATGGTGGCGCCGTACGACGTCGTGGCCGCCGCCCCCTGCGCGCCCATCGAGAGCGCGCTCGGGACCGCGGTGAAACCGGGCGGGCGCAGCTGGAGGACCTGCCCGCCCTCCTGGTCGGCGGCGACGAGCAGGCCGATGTCGGCGGTGCCCTGCGGGCCGGTCCGGCCCTGCACGTGCTGCGACGCGGCGGCGACGGTGCCCGAGCCGTCCCAGCCGCCGAGGTAGACGACGCCGCCGAGGTGCAGCGAGGTGATCGCGGCGTCCAGCGAGCGCTCGCCGTCACCCGAGAGCAGCCCGACCATGAGCAGCTGGCCGACCTTCTGGGGGACGGTGAGCCCGGCGGCGGCCCGGGTCGCGCAGCTGGCCGCGGCGGTGGAGGTGGGTGGGCGCGAGGTCGTGGGGGACGTCGTACGGGAGGTGGACGAGGGCGACGTCGTCGTGGACGAGGACCCCGACGAGGACCCCGACGAGGACCCCGACGAGGACCCCGACGAGGACGAGCCGGCCACCGAGGTCGTCGGCGCGGCGGTCCCACCGCCGGTGCAGGCGCTCGCCGTGAGGGCGACCACCGCCACGAGGCCGGCCAGGCGTGCGGTCGGTAGCGTCCTGCCCATGGGTCCCGACGCTAACCCGACGAGCCCGCCGCAGCCGGGGCGGCCCGCCGTACGGCGCCGGGTGGTCCTCGACGTCGACACCGGCGTCGACGACGCGTGCGCGCTGCTGCTGGCCGCCCTGCACCCGGGGCTGGACCTCGTCGCCGTCACCTGCGTGGGCGGCAACGCCGACGTCGACCAGGTCGTCGCCAACACGCTGCTCGTCCTCGAGGTGGGCGGTCGCGACGACGTGCCGGTCGCGCGCGGGGCGGCCCGACCGCTGCTCGAGGCGCCGGTGCACGCGCGGCACGTCCACGGTGAGGACGGGATGGCCGACCTCGGGTGGGCCCCGTCGACGCGGGCAGCCGACCCCCGCCACGCCGTCGAGCTGCTGCGCGACGTGCTGCTCGACGCGGCGCGGCCGGGTCCGGACGGCGAGGACCGGCGGGTCACGCTCGTGCCGCTCGCGCCGCTGACCAACGTCGCTCTGCTGCTCCGCACCCACCCGGAGGCGGCGGCCGGGCTGCGCGAGATCGTCCTCATGGGCGGCGCCGCGGACGTCGGCAACGCGACGGCGTCGGCGGAGTTCAACGTGTTCCACGACCCGGAGGCGGCCGCGCTCGTGCTCGACGCGGCGACCGACCTCGGGGTGCCGGTGACGATGTGGGGGCTCGACGTCTTCTACGGCGCCCGGGTGACGCGCGAGCAGGCGGAGGAGCTCGTCGCGGCCGGCGGGCGCGGGCCGGCCGAGCTCGCCGGTCGGCTGGTGCTGCACCAGTGCGACCGGTTCGCCGCCGACGACGCGACCATCGGCGACGCCGGGGCGGTCTGCGCCGTGGTCGACCCCGACGGCTACCGCAGCGAGCGCCGGCCGGTGCGGGTCGAGCTGACCGGGGCCTGGACCCGCGGGCGGACGATCGTCGACCGCCGCCCCTGGGACGGCGACGTCTCGCACGACCCGCACGGTCTGGCGCCCGCCCGCGTCGACGTCGCCCTCGAGGTGCTGGGGTCGCGGTACGCCCGGCTCTGGGTCGACACCGTCTCCGGGGCGACCGAGCCGGGCGACCCGAATCGGATTCGGGGCACTCGGCTCGGGTCCGGACGCGAGCCGAGCGCCCCGAACCCGATTCGCCGGGGTCGGGTCGGCCGGGTCGTCGTGGTCGGGGCGCCGGCGGCCGAGGTCACCGTGGTCGTCGACGACGCCCCGGGGGCGGGGGAGACCGTCACCGGCAACATGGTCCGGCGCTCGGTCGGTGGCCGCGGGCCGGCCCACGCGCGAGCGGCGGCCGCGGCGGGGGCCGGCGTCACGTTCGTCGGTCGGGTCGGCGACGACGCCGACGGTCGCGCCGTGGCGCAGGCCCTGCGGGAGGACGGGGTGGGGCTCGCGCTCGCCGTCGACCCCGCACGGTCCACGGCGACCCGGCTCGTCACGCAGGACGCCGACCTCGCCCAACGGGTCGTCGAGGTCGAGGGCGCCGCGGCCGCGCTCGAGGCCGGCGACGTCACCCCGCCCGGTGGGCTCGGACCGCAGGACGTCGTCGT includes these proteins:
- a CDS encoding iron ABC transporter substrate-binding protein, whose amino-acid sequence is MLRRRAVLAAIGASALAATLAACGSTTGEAAGGAAATDGAGASGSIVVYNAQHEDLVQELVDGFTKQTGIQVTLRNGDDAELGNQLVQEGSASPADVFLTENSPSMDLVAGAGLFAPVSSTASDAVPAAYRPSTGTWTGWAARATVFAYNPSKVSSGQLPASLLDLAQPQWKGRFGIAAGGADFQAIVSAVLSLEGEAATQQWLTGLKANAKVYQGNTAIMKAVNAGELDAGVIYHYYWAKDRAESGANSSSVELHYFGKQDPGAFLSVSGAGVLKSAKNPAAAQKFVEFLTSKAGQEILANSSALEYPIASDVAPGPKLKPIADLQAPTVDVAGLNGKQVVSMMQQAGLI
- a CDS encoding ABC transporter permease, with translation MSAPVLTPGPVAGAAPSGRAGRRGLPASGAGLLALVVGLLSLVPLAVVVQALATTPWATTRALVLRPRTLELLTNTAALVGGAVTLSLVLGVGAAWLVTRTDLPASRFWHAALVAPLAVPAFVSAYAWSSVLPTADGYDGALLVTTLAYAPLVYVPVAAALRGLDPAQAEVASALGLSPAAAFRRVTLPQLRPALLGGALLVALHLVAEFGALALLRFPTLSTAVYDQFRSSFSGPASTSMAAVLVVVSLVLLGGELGLQGRGRYAAVGRGATRPVAPVRLGARRVPALLALTALVAASVLVPLVVIGRWWLDGSSSSVDPGLLLGTAASSLGLGLVAALVVVLAAVPVAWLAVRRPGPLSVLVERLTFLGTGLPGIVVALSLVTVGLRVVPGLYQSPVMLVAAYGVLFLPRAVVSLTAGLKQLPPVVEEAAATLGLRPLSVLRRVVLPALAPAAGAGAALVFLGASTELTATLLLSPLGTRTLATEFWSHSSAVEYGAAAPYAALLVLLCAPAAWLVARGGNDATRRLP
- a CDS encoding alpha/beta fold hydrolase, with product MTPSPKGLIGFGVGVGLAGAATAAGLVADRMHRRRAEALETGESLVAVPSRELVVVAGDGVPLHVEVDEPVEDSERTVTSGDATVPKATVVLTHGYCLSSACWVFQRRALTRAGHRVVVWDQRGHGRSEKGDAASYTIDQLGDDLHRVLEQVVPEGPLLLVGHSMGGMTMLALAEQHPGVVKERVGAAAFVATSAGGQPLAAGDVAASIGRVLIERLGPATAGVFADRPELLKTVLRANKDLAEHLVERYSFASPVPRSVVRLAASMLLGTDLRVVSGFSPAFATYDKIRALEAYRGADVLVFNGEDDVLTPPAHSEAIVQVVPGAEHLVLRDAGHVIMLEHPDVLSDHLVDLGERTARAAAEGLAAQDKPRTRQVLTNVAKQQIIERARERRRAQRRDRIPVPRRGRAVRRPTEEADGA
- a CDS encoding bifunctional ADP-dependent NAD(P)H-hydrate dehydratase/NAD(P)H-hydrate epimerase encodes the protein MIEAYAVADVRAVEDLARADLPEGELMQRASRGLAEVVLARLADAGHRRTGEPRVVVLAGRGDNGGDALWAAAHLAHSEVAVGVVTLGRPAAGDGDDADTARAAALEAGAVVLDGDDRAAGEQATALLAEADLVVDGLLGIGGRPGLRDDARRLVDAVPDDAWVLAVDLPSGADPAGESLPDDLAAQVIADETVTFSLVKPVHLLPATEAAVGRLTVVDIGLEDDGAGEGGALQRSGARPVVERLTYDDVRGLWPVPDAHSDKYSRGVVGVVAGSVQYPGAAVLSVLGALGAGPGMIRYLGPSDVQWLVHQRAPEVVTAAGRVQAWVIGSGFDLGSGESVGADALAQRERAHEALASDLPVLVDAGALELVDRLSGRDAPTLLTPHAGELARLLSTLRGEDVDRRAVEAAPLAHARDAARRTGATVLLKGSTTLVVDPDDGVPVRAQRDAPAWVATAGAGDVLGGLCGTLLAAGLAPRDAGSLGALVHGVAADRASAGGPLRILDLAAEVGPAVRSLLSR
- a CDS encoding ABC transporter ATP-binding protein, which encodes MTTAPEVSPVAPPTPATAWPAAPGAAVEVRGLTHAYGARPVLDGLDLTVRAGEVTALLGPSGCGKTTLLRVVAGFLRPDAGTVTLDGAELTRGRRVVPTAGRGIGYVPQEGALFPHVDVAGNLAFGLPRSGWRGRARGHRDRVAELLELVGLAPELASRHPHELSGGQQQRVALARALAPRPRVVLLDEPFSSLDTDSRRETSAATIAALRAAGTTAVLVTHDPDEAMALADRVAVLHAGKVAQEGPPQEVYHRPVDAVVARALGEANVLAGRLVRPEEVSFTRDPQGDAVVVSTTFHGHDHVCVVRLDDGTSVTARATGTDLPAAGERVRLDVGAP
- the alr gene encoding alanine racemase, yielding MTLTPPEARHLPASAVVDARAIRDNVRRLRDFVDSAEVMAIVKADGYGHGAVTAARAARAGGATWIGAALHSEAVALRDAGVGGRVFTWLHVPGTDFAEAVRRDIDVSCSGRWDLDEVAAGARAAGGTARVHLKVDTGLSRGGAYGPDFTALVAQARALEAEGVVEVVAVWSHLVASDVPASPVTRQQQAVFDDAVREAERAGLRPQLRHVANSAAVVSDPSLHYDLVRPGIAVYGIAPAPQVATSAQLELTPAMTLTARLALVKRVPAGSGVSYGHLYTTPTDTVLGLVPLGYADGIPRLATNCGPISVGGRTYPIAGRVCMDQVVVDLGPDATAREGDEVVVFGPGSGAPTAQDWAEATDTIAYEVVTRVGARVPRVVVGQEVLAAADGVAS